A genome region from Fodinibius salicampi includes the following:
- a CDS encoding molybdopterin-dependent oxidoreductase, translated as MPEVFIDGKRYEYEGDHMLLQFILDQGLEVPFFCYHPSMSIPANCRQCMVKVGTPVKDRETGEYELDENGKRKIRWFPKPQTSCSTPLQDGMVVHTQETSEEIERAQKDNLEFILINHPLDCPICDQAGECPLQIQTYKYGPEGSRFEVKKVHRPKRVQLGPRVVLDAERCINCTRCVRFTEEISETNQLTIVKRGADNYPMTGPGEEFDDPYSLNTVDICPVGALTSADFRFKARVWEMNQTPSIDITNGKGCNIDLWTRDNEVLRITPRQNPEVNDYWMPDAGREAYEQFNENRVSRPSIKLDGNNHSNTSWNNAVETFAEAIEAHDPKDFAVIGSPHASVEENYAFNKFFNLLGSPNAIFTPHIIPGYGDDFLITDDQAPNTNGCRLINLDEVDENGIKTAIKEAEIVVILSDDLVGREVLTAEDFSDTYTISLATNKTDTTKASDLVIPITCIAEHAASYVNINGRIQRSYPAKETKYTNRRLNLEMSEGRLDRYGTDFDNWVSEDNKVDCLPLWEFLNHLGDRLGLEFNFEHSRSVFSELSDHFEALENVSYQKMDEEQGVQLPIENTEVKQA; from the coding sequence TTCTGTTATCATCCCTCTATGTCAATACCGGCAAATTGCCGGCAATGTATGGTGAAAGTAGGGACTCCTGTTAAAGATCGTGAAACAGGTGAATACGAGCTCGATGAAAATGGGAAGCGTAAAATCCGGTGGTTTCCTAAACCTCAAACATCCTGCTCTACCCCACTGCAGGATGGAATGGTTGTCCATACCCAGGAAACGTCCGAAGAGATTGAACGTGCTCAAAAAGATAATCTGGAGTTTATTTTAATAAACCATCCACTTGACTGCCCCATTTGCGATCAGGCCGGGGAATGCCCACTACAAATACAGACCTATAAATATGGACCTGAAGGCAGTCGTTTTGAAGTTAAAAAAGTGCATCGTCCCAAACGTGTTCAGCTTGGGCCTCGTGTTGTACTGGATGCGGAACGCTGCATTAACTGTACACGATGTGTCCGTTTTACGGAAGAAATTAGCGAAACTAATCAGCTTACGATTGTAAAACGCGGTGCTGATAACTATCCCATGACTGGTCCAGGGGAAGAGTTTGATGATCCATATTCCCTCAATACCGTTGATATTTGCCCTGTAGGCGCCTTGACATCAGCAGATTTCCGATTTAAGGCTCGTGTGTGGGAAATGAATCAGACCCCAAGTATTGATATTACAAACGGTAAAGGATGCAATATCGATTTATGGACGCGTGATAATGAGGTACTGCGTATTACTCCGCGTCAAAATCCAGAAGTGAACGATTATTGGATGCCCGACGCTGGTCGTGAAGCATACGAACAATTTAATGAGAATCGGGTTTCTCGACCCTCTATAAAACTGGATGGTAATAACCATTCCAATACTTCATGGAATAATGCTGTTGAAACCTTTGCTGAGGCCATAGAAGCACATGATCCAAAAGATTTTGCGGTCATCGGCTCTCCACATGCCTCGGTAGAAGAAAACTATGCATTCAACAAATTCTTTAACTTACTGGGAAGCCCAAATGCTATCTTCACCCCTCACATTATTCCTGGTTATGGTGACGATTTTCTTATCACCGACGATCAGGCTCCCAATACCAATGGATGTCGCCTGATTAATCTTGATGAAGTAGATGAAAACGGAATTAAGACAGCCATAAAGGAAGCAGAAATTGTTGTCATCTTATCTGATGATTTAGTGGGAAGAGAAGTATTAACGGCCGAAGATTTTTCTGATACCTATACCATTTCACTGGCAACCAATAAGACAGATACCACAAAAGCTTCTGACTTGGTCATTCCAATTACGTGCATAGCAGAACATGCGGCTAGCTATGTGAATATCAATGGCCGAATTCAACGTTCATATCCGGCAAAAGAAACAAAATATACCAACAGACGTCTTAACCTTGAAATGTCTGAAGGACGCCTTGACCGCTACGGTACCGATTTCGATAACTGGGTGAGTGAAGATAATAAAGTGGACTGTCTGCCACTCTGGGAATTCTTAAATCATCTGGGAGATCGACTTGGACTTGAATTCAATTTTGAGCACTCCCGTTCTGTTTTCAGTGAGTTAAGTGACCATTTTGAAGCACTTGAAAACGTTAGTTACCAAAAAATGGATGAAGAACAAGGTGTTCAGCTTCCCATTGAAAATACTGAAGTAAAACAAGCTTAA
- the nuoH gene encoding NADH-quinone oxidoreductase subunit NuoH has translation MEPVTTTSYIVLGIALFMLLNSAAIAVYAERRVSAFIQNRLGPNRVGPLGLFQPLADVVKLLLKEDVTPAKGFKTIHAIAPMIPVVTALMTIAVIPFGDGLYVTDINAGVLYLLAVNSLGVYGVTLGGWASNSKYSLLGGLRAAAQMISYELPMGMAIASCILFTGSLSLIDVVDSQEAWWNLFRNPIAAVIFIVAAFAEANRTPFDLVEAEQELVGGFHTEYSGMKFGMFFLAEYMHVVIGSMLITTFFFGGYHLPFAQYWLPEMGATAKAVLDVSVFTLKTVFWVFTFIWVRWTIPRFKYNQVMKLGWKRMLPISIINFIVLAIIVYGWHHYVA, from the coding sequence ATGGAGCCTGTAACTACTACATCATATATTGTTTTAGGAATTGCGCTATTTATGCTGCTTAATTCGGCAGCTATAGCCGTTTATGCGGAACGACGCGTTTCGGCTTTTATTCAAAACCGATTGGGCCCTAATCGGGTGGGACCGCTGGGACTGTTTCAGCCTTTGGCTGATGTTGTAAAGCTTTTGCTAAAGGAAGATGTGACTCCGGCCAAGGGTTTTAAAACCATTCATGCCATTGCCCCGATGATTCCGGTGGTAACCGCCCTGATGACCATTGCGGTTATTCCTTTCGGAGATGGGCTATACGTAACGGATATCAACGCAGGAGTACTTTACCTGCTAGCTGTAAATTCACTGGGAGTCTACGGTGTTACACTTGGGGGCTGGGCTTCCAACAGTAAATACTCTCTTCTTGGAGGGTTACGGGCCGCTGCCCAAATGATCAGCTACGAATTGCCCATGGGAATGGCAATCGCCTCTTGCATTCTCTTTACCGGTTCCCTTAGCTTGATTGATGTAGTTGATTCCCAGGAAGCATGGTGGAATTTATTTAGAAACCCTATTGCCGCGGTCATATTCATTGTAGCCGCTTTTGCCGAAGCCAACAGAACTCCCTTCGATTTGGTTGAGGCAGAGCAGGAACTTGTTGGTGGATTCCATACCGAATACAGCGGCATGAAATTTGGTATGTTCTTTCTGGCCGAATACATGCACGTAGTCATTGGCAGTATGCTTATCACTACCTTTTTCTTTGGCGGCTACCACCTGCCCTTTGCCCAGTATTGGCTGCCCGAAATGGGCGCAACCGCAAAGGCGGTACTGGATGTTTCAGTATTTACACTCAAAACAGTGTTCTGGGTGTTTACTTTCATTTGGGTACGGTGGACTATTCCTCGATTTAAGTATAACCAAGTGATGAAGCTGGGATGGAAACGTATGCTGCCTATCAGCATTATTAATTTTATTGTCTTGGCAATTATCGTTTATGGATGGCATCACTACGTTGCTTAA
- the mtaB gene encoding tRNA (N(6)-L-threonylcarbamoyladenosine(37)-C(2))-methylthiotransferase MtaB, with protein MKKAAFKTLGCKLNYSETMRIQQDFEEEGYNIADFDQKADIYVINTCSVTQSANSTCRRTVRKALRRNPEAFVAVIGCYAQLEPDEIAEIDGVDAVLGAKNKFKLLDLFDTFEKRNEPIVYNSDVNQAVDFHNAFSADDRTRAFLKVQDGCSYKCSFCTIPMARGESRSPKINSVVQNAKLLVDEGFKEVVITGVNAGDFGRGTDEDFFMLLQALDQVSGLERIRFSSVEPNLMHEELIHFSAESNKIQPHFHMPLQSGSDKMLGLMRRRYQSDLYRERVQLIKKLMPDAAIGVDVITGHPGETDELFEESFDFIESLPVSYLHVFTYSERPNTHALNIEPNVQDSVRKERTHKLRRLSEKKRYNFDTSFSGEKRKVLFEGSNHNGAMLGWTDNYIRVGIPYNPRYENKVLPVHLGARSREGYLLGELTKDAKEEQQVIAELVG; from the coding sequence ATGAAAAAAGCAGCCTTTAAAACCCTCGGATGTAAGCTGAACTATTCAGAAACCATGCGGATTCAACAAGATTTTGAAGAAGAGGGCTATAACATTGCTGATTTTGACCAGAAGGCCGATATCTATGTCATTAACACCTGCTCTGTGACACAGAGTGCAAACAGTACCTGCCGAAGAACGGTGCGTAAAGCTTTGCGTAGAAATCCGGAAGCCTTTGTTGCTGTGATCGGTTGCTACGCACAGTTAGAACCAGATGAGATTGCTGAAATTGACGGTGTGGATGCCGTTCTGGGCGCTAAAAATAAATTTAAGCTTCTTGATCTCTTTGATACCTTTGAAAAAAGAAATGAACCTATTGTTTATAATTCCGATGTAAACCAAGCCGTCGATTTTCATAATGCTTTTTCTGCGGATGACCGAACTCGAGCATTTCTGAAAGTTCAGGATGGCTGCAGTTATAAATGCTCTTTTTGTACGATCCCAATGGCACGGGGCGAAAGCAGAAGTCCTAAGATTAACTCCGTAGTACAAAATGCCAAGTTATTGGTCGATGAAGGATTTAAGGAAGTCGTTATTACGGGAGTAAATGCCGGAGATTTTGGCCGCGGTACTGATGAAGACTTCTTCATGCTGTTGCAAGCACTTGACCAGGTTAGTGGACTTGAACGCATTAGGTTTTCTTCGGTGGAGCCAAATTTAATGCATGAGGAATTGATTCATTTTTCTGCGGAGTCAAATAAAATTCAGCCTCATTTCCATATGCCACTGCAAAGTGGAAGTGATAAAATGCTGGGACTTATGCGTCGACGTTACCAATCAGACCTTTACCGAGAACGCGTTCAGCTCATCAAAAAGTTAATGCCCGATGCCGCTATCGGCGTAGATGTAATTACAGGCCACCCGGGCGAAACCGATGAACTTTTTGAGGAATCTTTTGACTTTATCGAATCACTACCTGTTTCCTACCTGCATGTATTTACCTATTCTGAACGCCCCAATACCCATGCTCTTAATATTGAACCCAATGTACAGGACAGTGTGCGAAAAGAGCGTACCCATAAGCTACGGCGCCTTTCGGAGAAAAAAAGATATAACTTTGATACTTCCTTTTCAGGAGAAAAGCGAAAAGTTCTTTTCGAAGGTTCCAATCATAATGGGGCTATGCTGGGTTGGACTGATAACTATATCCGGGTGGGAATTCCTTATAATCCACGGTATGAAAACAAGGTTTTACCCGTACACCTTGGGGCCCGTTCACGCGAAGGATACCTCCTTGGCGAGCTCACTAAAGATGCTAAAGAAGAGCAGCAGGTAATCGCAGAACTTGTAGGTTAA
- a CDS encoding uracil-DNA glycosylase encodes MANSKSKQIIEEVLHFLETERSLYGDFEVSQNDSDAKEQEKEAKANSFSNETDINITSEPSPDTNAPAQKKAKDSSKSIYEQIDQCSTLKELEDLCRKANVLKTDLDDTQLVFGVGNPDADLMLIGEAPGAEEDRLGEPFVGKAGQLLNKILHAIDFDREEVYIANILKHRPPNNRNPKPEERKRSLPFLLKQIDLINPKLILALGKVSAQTLLGNDQSLTKMRGKFHSFGDKYQLMATYHPAALLRHKKWKRPTWEDVQRLRKKYDELNGEP; translated from the coding sequence ATGGCTAATTCTAAATCCAAACAAATTATTGAAGAGGTTCTTCATTTTTTAGAAACTGAGCGCAGCCTCTATGGTGATTTTGAAGTCTCTCAGAATGATTCTGATGCAAAGGAACAGGAGAAAGAAGCTAAAGCCAATTCCTTTTCTAATGAAACTGACATCAATATAACTTCTGAACCTTCACCTGATACAAATGCCCCTGCTCAAAAAAAGGCTAAAGATAGTTCGAAAAGCATTTATGAGCAGATAGATCAATGTAGTACACTGAAGGAGTTGGAAGATCTTTGCCGAAAAGCAAATGTACTTAAAACAGATTTAGATGATACACAATTGGTTTTTGGGGTCGGCAATCCTGATGCGGACCTTATGCTTATCGGTGAGGCCCCTGGTGCGGAAGAAGATCGACTGGGAGAACCGTTTGTAGGCAAAGCCGGACAATTGCTTAACAAAATTCTCCATGCAATCGACTTTGATCGTGAAGAAGTATATATAGCAAATATTTTAAAACACCGCCCCCCGAATAATAGAAATCCGAAACCTGAAGAACGCAAGCGTAGTCTTCCCTTTTTGCTTAAACAGATAGACCTGATCAATCCAAAGTTAATCCTGGCTCTGGGAAAAGTATCCGCACAAACCCTCCTGGGCAATGATCAGTCCCTGACAAAGATGCGGGGCAAATTTCACTCTTTCGGAGATAAATATCAGCTTATGGCTACTTATCATCCCGCTGCCTTATTGCGACATAAGAAGTGGAAGCGCCCAACCTGGGAAGATGTACAACGGCTCCGTAAAAAGTATGACGAACTCAATGGCGAACCCTAA
- the dnaB gene encoding replicative DNA helicase, with product MASEGSNFNNNDAQIMDQEGRVPPQAVEVEEAVLGSMLIEHEAATVALQMLSARDFYKPAHQHIFEVLHDLYERDNPLDLLTVENELRDKGLLDTCGGAGYLSELTRSVSSAANVDYHAQIIAEKATKRNLILGCTDIIKEAYDSSSDPYDVLDKAEQRIFDLANSKQRAQAQPIGDVLKDTLSHLEDIRGQSAGITGVPTGTDIDKKTAGWQNGDLIIIAARPSMGKTAYVLTTARNAALHQNPDLRTKVAIFSLEMSNQSLVQRLLTMEGRINAQSARSGRLEDEEFKRLIDAAGRLFTANIFVDDTPGLSIMELRTKCRRLKSEHDIGLIVVDYLQLMTASGKDFGTREQEIASISRGLKALAKELNVPVVALSQLSRAVEQRGGDKRPQLSDLRESGSIEQDADVVCFLYRPEYYGIKTTPEGQSTTGLAEIIIGKQRNGPTGTVPLYFVEEYARFENLTAAEPSPFEEGGNNETNNSSSESSGPPPMGHNPGGDGDKAPF from the coding sequence ATGGCATCAGAAGGGTCAAACTTTAATAACAACGACGCTCAGATTATGGATCAGGAAGGGAGAGTCCCCCCACAGGCAGTAGAAGTTGAAGAAGCTGTCTTGGGGTCAATGCTTATCGAACATGAGGCTGCAACGGTAGCCCTGCAAATGTTATCAGCTCGAGATTTTTATAAACCAGCCCACCAGCACATTTTTGAAGTCCTTCATGATTTGTATGAACGGGATAATCCCCTTGACCTTTTAACTGTTGAAAATGAATTGCGGGATAAAGGGCTGCTGGATACATGTGGAGGTGCAGGTTATTTATCAGAGCTTACCCGTTCCGTAAGCTCAGCTGCCAATGTCGATTATCATGCACAGATCATAGCTGAAAAGGCAACCAAAAGGAACCTTATTCTGGGATGTACTGATATTATCAAGGAAGCATATGACAGCTCCTCTGATCCTTATGATGTGCTCGATAAAGCAGAACAACGTATTTTTGATCTTGCAAACTCCAAACAGCGGGCTCAGGCTCAACCTATTGGAGATGTGTTAAAAGATACGCTTTCTCATCTTGAAGATATTCGGGGCCAATCTGCCGGTATTACTGGGGTTCCTACCGGTACAGATATAGATAAAAAAACAGCCGGATGGCAAAATGGAGATCTCATTATTATTGCAGCACGCCCTTCTATGGGTAAAACTGCCTATGTACTAACAACTGCCCGTAATGCAGCCCTTCACCAAAATCCTGATTTGAGAACCAAGGTCGCAATTTTTAGCCTTGAGATGTCTAATCAATCTCTCGTGCAACGCTTGCTAACTATGGAGGGGCGCATAAACGCTCAGTCTGCCCGGTCGGGAAGACTGGAAGATGAAGAGTTTAAACGTTTGATTGATGCGGCGGGTCGACTTTTTACCGCTAATATATTTGTAGATGACACCCCGGGACTCAGTATCATGGAGCTTCGTACGAAATGCCGAAGACTTAAAAGCGAGCATGATATTGGCCTCATTGTAGTGGATTACCTTCAACTAATGACTGCTTCTGGTAAAGACTTCGGTACACGGGAGCAGGAAATTGCATCTATATCACGTGGACTCAAAGCTCTGGCAAAAGAACTCAATGTTCCTGTGGTAGCCCTTTCACAGTTAAGTCGTGCAGTCGAACAGCGCGGTGGTGATAAGCGTCCACAGCTTAGTGATTTGCGTGAATCGGGATCTATCGAACAGGATGCCGATGTGGTTTGTTTCTTATACCGCCCGGAATACTATGGAATCAAAACAACTCCTGAAGGACAATCAACAACCGGACTTGCTGAGATAATAATAGGTAAGCAACGGAATGGACCTACAGGTACTGTTCCCCTCTACTTTGTAGAAGAGTATGCCCGATTTGAAAATTTGACTGCTGCCGAACCCAGTCCATTTGAAGAAGGCGGTAACAACGAAACAAATAATAGCAGTAGCGAAAGCAGTGGTCCTCCCCCTATGGGACATAACCCAGGTGGTGATGGAGACAAAGCACCATTTTAA
- a CDS encoding MraY family glycosyltransferase: MGSESLVWVFPAVLTSLLISYISMPVIIQIAGLKNLIDEPDDVRKFHSGMIPTLGGIGIFAAFLISFSVWGGATNLTSYPFFVASLFMLFLIGIKDDILVISPAKKFIVQLLAAVEIVLGGKIYIDNLNGLFGVYELSWIVGVCLSVVIIVALINSYNLIDGIDGLAGGVGLVASVFLGIWFFGAGFHSLGMLSFVLSGALIGFLIFNFHPAKIFMGDTGAMAVGFILAFLSLQFISLNQTITESGWYIENATVMAVAVMIIPVVDTLRVSVIRLLSGHSPFIADHNHIHHKLIESNIPQHYASISLWIANTVIIGLIYMTQNLEPSMLLCITLILGSVMLPSIKLIFKHLFGIYKDKNLVKSDDLSSETEALNSNKKRTIGFKKLAEFIKE; this comes from the coding sequence ATGGGGTCTGAAAGTTTAGTGTGGGTTTTTCCAGCAGTACTTACATCATTGCTGATTAGTTATATTTCGATGCCGGTTATTATTCAGATTGCGGGGTTGAAAAATCTTATTGACGAACCGGATGATGTACGAAAATTTCATTCGGGCATGATACCAACATTAGGAGGAATAGGAATATTTGCAGCTTTTCTCATTTCTTTTTCGGTTTGGGGTGGAGCTACCAATTTAACCTCCTATCCTTTTTTTGTTGCCTCCCTTTTTATGTTGTTTCTGATCGGTATAAAAGACGATATCCTGGTTATTTCGCCAGCTAAAAAGTTTATTGTTCAGCTTTTAGCCGCTGTTGAAATAGTACTCGGGGGGAAAATATATATTGATAACCTAAACGGACTGTTTGGAGTTTATGAGTTATCTTGGATTGTAGGAGTATGTCTTTCTGTCGTTATTATTGTCGCACTAATCAATTCTTATAATTTGATAGATGGAATTGATGGTCTTGCAGGAGGAGTGGGACTTGTAGCATCAGTGTTTCTGGGAATATGGTTTTTTGGTGCTGGTTTCCATTCCTTGGGAATGCTTTCCTTTGTTCTTTCCGGAGCTCTTATTGGTTTTCTGATATTTAACTTTCATCCGGCAAAAATATTTATGGGGGATACCGGTGCAATGGCAGTAGGTTTTATACTGGCATTTTTATCTTTACAGTTTATCAGTCTTAACCAAACTATTACAGAGAGTGGATGGTATATAGAAAATGCAACCGTAATGGCCGTTGCTGTTATGATAATACCCGTAGTAGATACACTCAGAGTATCAGTTATACGATTATTGTCAGGACATTCTCCTTTTATAGCGGACCATAATCATATTCATCACAAATTGATTGAATCAAATATTCCACAGCATTATGCTTCAATAAGTCTCTGGATAGCGAATACGGTTATTATCGGATTAATTTATATGACGCAAAACCTGGAACCCAGTATGCTACTATGTATTACATTAATATTGGGCTCTGTTATGTTGCCAAGTATAAAATTAATATTTAAACACTTATTTGGTATTTATAAAGATAAAAATCTTGTTAAATCCGATGATTTATCCTCTGAAACGGAAGCTTTAAATAGTAATAAGAAACGAACTATTGGCTTCAAGAAGCTTGCAGAATTCATAAAGGAGTGA
- a CDS encoding lysophospholipid acyltransferase family protein, whose protein sequence is MGDSIKSALIWLGVALLLLIWLPMLAIRRLFDRDKAFYKTGKLFRKLGKAISKINPNWAITISGRTDIDDREPYIMVCNHLSQADIPLISNLPWEMKWVAKKELFDTPVVGWMMKLAGDISVDRRAKDRRVKTFLQARHYLNNKCSVFFFPEGTRSRNGKLNRFAKGAFALAVREGVPILPMVIDGTQNTLPKRSWKFGEAKHIKLKIMDPVLTQGKTADEVDKLRETVRNRIAKQLGEWRNKSIEEVDNLS, encoded by the coding sequence ATGGGGGATAGCATAAAATCAGCCCTTATCTGGTTAGGGGTAGCGCTGTTATTGCTAATATGGCTTCCTATGTTGGCTATCCGCCGGCTATTTGATCGGGATAAGGCTTTTTATAAGACGGGGAAGCTATTTAGAAAGTTGGGAAAGGCCATATCTAAGATTAATCCTAATTGGGCAATTACTATCAGTGGCCGAACAGATATCGATGATCGGGAACCTTATATTATGGTCTGTAATCATTTATCACAGGCAGACATTCCCCTCATTTCGAATTTACCATGGGAGATGAAGTGGGTGGCAAAGAAGGAACTTTTTGATACTCCTGTTGTTGGTTGGATGATGAAGTTGGCTGGAGATATTTCGGTAGATCGCCGTGCAAAAGACCGGAGAGTGAAAACTTTTCTTCAGGCACGTCATTATTTAAATAACAAATGTTCCGTTTTCTTTTTTCCGGAAGGAACACGCTCAAGAAATGGTAAATTAAACAGGTTTGCCAAGGGCGCTTTTGCACTGGCTGTCAGAGAAGGGGTTCCTATTTTGCCAATGGTAATTGATGGAACCCAAAATACGCTTCCAAAGCGCAGTTGGAAATTTGGTGAGGCTAAGCACATAAAGCTGAAAATTATGGATCCGGTTCTTACTCAAGGAAAGACCGCTGATGAGGTAGATAAGCTTAGAGAGACCGTGCGCAATAGAATTGCTAAACAGCTTGGTGAGTGGCGCAATAAATCGATAGAGGAAGTAGATAATTTATCGTGA
- a CDS encoding DEAD/DEAH box helicase: MSFEQFTLNEKLSLGLQDLNYTDPTPIQEECIPLILNGRDVIGAAQTGTGKTGAFVIPLIQRIMENPSEHTQALILSPTRELAQQIEEQIFALGYHTGVSSATVTGGSDYGTQVKAIRAGVDIIVATPGRLIDQMKVLDLDFSHLNYLVLDEADRMLDMGFLPDVMKIVKKLPEERQTMLFSATMVEEVQKVVDQVMKNPAEVEFEVSKPAESVDQQIYFVHPKQKLKLFEKLFDADKYETAIVFCATKRGTDEVERMLKKRGVDAVSMHGDRDQKERNEALRLFKNRSHPVMVATDVLSRGIDIDDVSLIVNFDVPNNPEDYIHRIGRTGRYDKSGTAITFVSNKDKKYYHSIKEVVGDQLSVKELPEEKNESQGNDRQSREKRQKREKTSESKKREQTTTKDKRSPQKEKEPVTQSESGDEEKSKQQTHSGTKKDRSSDKKKVEKKSTRQDKKAALEEADESEDLYQEKIEVSNKDIYQPEVIERAVVRNRRKLRPAKGFWGVIKSLIPKIF, translated from the coding sequence TTGAGTTTCGAGCAATTTACACTAAATGAAAAGTTGAGTCTCGGGTTACAAGATCTTAATTATACAGACCCAACACCTATTCAGGAAGAGTGCATACCTTTAATTTTAAATGGTAGAGATGTTATCGGAGCAGCTCAAACCGGAACAGGGAAGACGGGGGCCTTTGTGATTCCCTTAATACAGCGAATCATGGAGAATCCGTCTGAACATACACAAGCGCTAATTTTATCTCCTACCCGGGAGCTGGCCCAGCAGATTGAAGAACAAATATTTGCGCTGGGATACCATACAGGCGTGAGTTCTGCAACAGTTACGGGGGGGAGTGATTACGGTACACAGGTTAAGGCAATACGGGCCGGAGTGGATATTATTGTAGCGACTCCCGGACGACTTATTGACCAAATGAAGGTATTGGACCTTGATTTCAGTCATCTCAATTATCTGGTCTTGGATGAGGCCGATCGTATGCTCGACATGGGATTTCTTCCTGATGTTATGAAGATCGTAAAAAAACTGCCCGAAGAACGTCAAACAATGCTTTTTTCCGCTACCATGGTGGAAGAGGTGCAGAAAGTAGTTGACCAAGTGATGAAAAATCCGGCGGAGGTGGAATTTGAAGTATCCAAACCGGCGGAGAGCGTAGATCAACAGATTTATTTTGTGCATCCCAAACAGAAATTGAAGCTATTTGAAAAGCTTTTTGATGCGGATAAGTATGAAACGGCTATTGTCTTTTGTGCCACGAAACGCGGTACAGATGAGGTCGAGCGGATGCTTAAAAAGCGGGGCGTGGATGCCGTAAGCATGCATGGCGATCGCGATCAAAAAGAAAGGAATGAGGCGCTGCGCCTCTTTAAAAATAGAAGTCATCCGGTAATGGTGGCAACTGATGTACTTTCAAGAGGTATAGATATTGACGATGTATCCCTTATTGTAAATTTTGATGTGCCCAATAATCCGGAAGACTATATTCATCGAATTGGTCGAACGGGGCGCTATGATAAGTCCGGGACCGCAATTACTTTTGTAAGTAATAAGGATAAAAAATACTATCATTCCATTAAGGAAGTTGTGGGGGATCAACTTTCTGTTAAGGAGCTTCCAGAAGAAAAGAATGAATCACAAGGAAACGACAGACAAAGTAGAGAAAAGAGACAAAAAAGGGAGAAAACTTCAGAGAGTAAGAAAAGAGAGCAGACCACTACTAAAGATAAAAGATCTCCCCAGAAAGAAAAAGAGCCTGTCACTCAAAGTGAATCTGGTGATGAAGAAAAGAGTAAGCAACAAACTCATTCTGGAACTAAAAAGGACCGATCATCGGATAAAAAGAAAGTTGAAAAAAAATCCACAAGACAAGATAAGAAAGCTGCATTAGAGGAAGCTGATGAGTCTGAAGATCTTTATCAAGAGAAGATTGAGGTCAGTAACAAGGATATATATCAGCCGGAAGTTATTGAACGTGCAGTTGTTCGAAATCGAAGAAAATTGCGACCGGCCAAAGGATTTTGGGGGGTAATAAAGAGTCTTATTCCAAAAATATTTTAA
- a CDS encoding FKBP-type peptidyl-prolyl cis-trans isomerase encodes MSLETNIDSVSYSLGYQIASMSLKNQGMTDIKANKFAGGLKAALEDKESALSQSEMQQIVQSYQMKAQQRAQEEQKKEAAENQQKGEEFLAENRNNEGVQVTDSGLQYKVMEEGSGESPTASDEVKVHYRGTLLDGTEFDSSYDGDPVQFPLNQVIPGWTEGVQLMQEGAKYKFWIPGELGYGSNPRPGGPIGPNETLTFEVELLEVNPEDSSAAN; translated from the coding sequence GTGTCCCTTGAAACTAATATCGATAGCGTAAGCTATAGCCTTGGCTATCAAATCGCATCAATGTCTTTGAAAAATCAGGGGATGACAGATATTAAGGCAAATAAATTTGCAGGTGGACTAAAAGCCGCACTTGAAGATAAGGAATCTGCCCTCTCGCAATCTGAGATGCAACAAATTGTGCAGTCTTATCAAATGAAGGCCCAACAAAGAGCACAAGAAGAACAGAAAAAAGAAGCAGCCGAAAACCAACAGAAAGGAGAAGAATTTCTGGCAGAAAACAGAAATAACGAAGGCGTGCAGGTTACCGATTCCGGACTTCAATATAAAGTAATGGAAGAAGGTTCCGGAGAATCACCCACCGCTTCCGATGAAGTTAAGGTTCACTACCGGGGAACCCTGTTAGATGGGACCGAGTTTGACAGTTCCTATGATGGTGATCCGGTACAGTTTCCTCTCAACCAAGTTATTCCAGGATGGACTGAAGGCGTTCAATTAATGCAGGAAGGGGCTAAATATAAGTTCTGGATTCCCGGCGAGCTTGGCTATGGATCAAATCCACGACCCGGCGGGCCAATCGGACCTAATGAAACGCTTACTTTTGAAGTTGAATTACTGGAGGTAAATCCTGAAGATTCTTCAGCAGCAAATTAA